The following is a genomic window from Nicotiana tabacum cultivar K326 chromosome 3, ASM71507v2, whole genome shotgun sequence.
aacaaggaTCGGTATGTGATCGTTGTCAAATGAGAAATATCAAAGTTTTCCTACTTTAGTTGGAAAAACAGCGCAAGTCTTCCTTCCCATCACACTGGAGTACTCAGTAGTTCCGATACTCTCCGATCACCCATATTACTCAGCAGATCTGAGTCCTCCGCCGCCGATCACCGCCCTTTAGCATGGCCTTCTCATCCCGCCGCGGCGGAGCTGGGTGGGCGCATTCACTCCTCCCCACCACCAAACCATCTCCTTCCCGACAAACTCGTAAATCTCGCAAACGAACCGCCCTCAGAGACTTCCTCCGCTCAAACTTCTTCACAATTGGCCTCTCTTTCTCTATCTTCGTCTTCCTTCTCATCATCTACAGCTACGGAGTTCCTAAACCCCTTCTCTCATCCCATTTCCGGGCTGCCCGAGCCCGATTTCCTCGGCCCAGAAAGCCCAGCTATCGTAAATCTCCAGGAAGCGACGCCGTTTCGGGTGCGGTTGTTGATATTACTACTAAAGGTTTGTATGATAAGATTCAGTTTAAGGATGAAGATGGTGGGGCCTGGAAGCAGGGTTGGAAGGTGACTTACAAAGGGGACGAGTGGGATTCTGAGAAATTGAAAATATTTGTGGTCCCACATTCACATAATGATCCTGGTTGGAAACTTACGGTTGAGGAATATTATGATAGACAGTCCAAGCACATCCTTGATACCCTTGTTGAAACGCTTCCAAAGGTAATTTCAGTGTTAAGATTAATTAGGCGtggatttaagttatatgcattgacaatataattaatttttgtacACCATCAGTGTAATTTAACCTGTTATAAGAGGTTATTTACCATTTGTTCTATGTTATCAATCAATGCTGTTAAATAGTGTTACTTGCAGTTACCTTTTAAGTACCTGATTgtgtaaatatattttaattgagctgatttaagtgtgtgtttagGCAATCATACCTTTCAAGAACCCCTTTATAATGTTGGAATGAAACTGGCCCAAATGGAGCAGAATGGATATGTCATATAACATGCCTTAACTAGTTTGGCATTGAGGCATATTAGTAGCGGTAGTTGTTGTTCATTGTTTATCATAGCTGTTGAATTGCTGAATGACTTTTTGGTTGTTGAATTCTGTTCCTTCTAGGACTCTCGGTGGAAATTTATATGGGAAGAGATGTCCTATCTGGAGAGATGGTGGAGGGATGCAACAGATGAAAAGAAAGAGGCATTCGCCAATCTAGTGAGGAATGGGCAGCTAGAAATTGTTGGAGGTGGTTGGGTGATGAATGATGAGGTAAACCTCCATGAGCGTCACATAGCTATGAAACAGTAGAACATTAGTTTTACGGCCAAATGAATTCTGAAGTTGATgcgtgaaaatcatatattttctctctcttgttgGTTATTTTTGATAGTTCTTTCTGAGCATGAATATATTCAGGACTTGGTAAAATCAGGTCAAGCATGCGGTTCAAAGAACAAGTTTCCATGGTTTTAATATGGCAACTTATTCTGAGGGAGTCATGATTCTTCCTGTAATGAAATTCAAAGTGTAATTGCAGTGATAAATAGCTTTTCAGTGCATAAATtggttaaaatatttaaaaggaaATGCCATAATTAATAGAAAAATTCGTTCAAATACAGATATTAAATTGCTTTTGAAGGATTCAAATTTGTTTTGAGTAATCCTGTAAACAGCATTTGGAAATGGAGCTTTTGGCAATCTTATGTCATTATGGTTGACTTACGgcctttcatctttttctttgTCTGCAGGCTAATTCACATTACTTCGCAATCATTGAACAGGTAAGCAAGAGGCTTTTCTTTTAATCGTCACTGCCTTAGTTATCTATGCAAATTTGCTGTATCATGCAGTAATGATTGTATCTATAAATGAAAAAGAGGATATTGTATCTTCCTTTTGGTTGTAGTTGTGGAATTTTGCTTATGATTTGTAATTATGACAGATTAGAACAGAACACTATTAGAAATCGAGAATATTTCTTTAATTTAGGGAAGTGCTATGGTGGTTTTTGTCCTCTAAGTATAATTCTAGATTTGTTTTCAATGTTGTTGTGGACCTTGTGGTGAATGCTGATTGTTGGAATACTTGACACATGGAGTAAGTGGTTTATGTCGTTATACTTTTGTATTTCAGGTAACTCTCAAATGATTAATAATGTTAGGAACCGTAAAAAGCTTGTGAGCATGCTAAATTTGGTACTCTTGTGATTGATAGTTAGCTCAGTTTGTGAAAATTAATGAGATATCAAACACTCATAAAGGCCACATGCTATTGCATTAGAACTGGTATATTTTACTTTTCATATAATTATCAAAAGATTACGTCTTATATATAAAAGAGTCATAGCTAAAATCTTAAAATTCATCCAATCTTTTTCTCTAGTAAATATGTTATAGGAAATTTCGTCTAGAGTTATTAAATATTGGCTGTAACTGGAATGTATCTTGCGTGGAAATTTGTTAAATCGATTTCACTATTTGAGATTATTAACCTAAAGGGGGTATTAATTATTAAAGGTCAACTGAATCTTTGGCATATAGGTACATGCTGATTTCCGCATCGTGATAGTTTCACATTACATAGATATTATGTCGTTTGACTAACAATCAAAAGAAGATTTGATGTCATTTAACTCTAGTTAGCCTGCGAGATTGTTGCAAATTTCTTTGCCAATCTAACCTGATTTAAATTAGATCTACCGATTGGATAAAGTAGTTTTTCTCCCATCCTTGTTTTGCATGTTTTGGTGCTTATTCTGTTTTCTTCTTAATGCATGATGGTCTCTTATTCGTATGCTTCTCATTCTGTTATGTACTTCTCTTCAATATTCGCTAATGTAGATCTTGGTTTTTGCATTCATGTTCAGATTACAGAAGGAAATATGTGGTTGAATGAGACTATAGGTGTAATTCCTAAAAATTCTTGGTCTATTGATCCTTTTGGTTATTCACCAACTATGGCATATCTTTTGCGGCGTATGGGTTTCGAGAACATGCTTATACAGAGAACTCATTATGAGTTGAAAAAGGAACTTGCTTTATACCAGAATTTGGAATACGTGTGGCGGCAGAGCTGGGATGCTGAAGAAAGAACTGATATTTTTGTCCATATGATGCCATTTTATTCCTATGATATTCCACATACTTGTGGGCCTGAGCCTGCAATTTGTTGTCAGTTTGACTTTGCTCGAATGTATGGGTTTCCCTATGAACGATGTCCTTGGGGAGAAAATCCTGAAGAGACCACCCCGGAAAATGTGAAGGAAAGAGCACTTAAACTATTAGATCAGTATAGAAAGAAATCAACACTATATCGAACAAATACACTTCTTGTTCCCCTCGGTGATGATTTCCGATATGTCAGTGTTGATGAAGCAGAAGCTCAGTTTCGGAATTACCAACTGCTGTTTGATTATATCAATTCTAACCCTAGCTTGAATGCAGAGGCAAAGTTTGGTACTTTAGATGATTATTTCCGAACGCTGCGCGATGAGGCTGAAAGAATAAACTATTCTCGTCCGCATGAGATTGGTTCTGGTGAGATTGGAGGTTTTCCTTCTCTGTCAGGTGATTTCTTCACTTATTCTGACAGGCAACAGGATTACTGGAGTGGCTATTATGTCTCCAGGCCTTTCTTCAAGGCAGTTGATCGTGTTTTGGAGCATAACCTTCGCAGCGCCGAAATGTTGATGGCTTTCCTATTAGGATACTGCCAGAGAGCACAGTGTGAAAAATTGCCTACTGGATTTTCCTACAAGTTGACTGCAGCGAGAAGGAACTTGGCACTTTTTCAGCATCATGATGGGGTCACTGGTACTGCCAAGGACCATGTGGTGCAGGACTACGGGACACGGATGCACATGGCTCTGCAAGACCTTCAAATTTTTATGTCTAAGGCTATTGAGGTGTTGTTGGGGATCCGCCATGAGAAAAATGACCAACATCCTTCTCAGTTTGAACCAGCACAGGTAAGATCTAAATATGATGCCCAACCAGTGGTTAAAGTCATTAGTGCTCGTGAAGGAACTGTTCAGACTGTGGTCCTTTTTAATCCATCAGAGCAGACAAGAAATGAAGTTGTCATGGTCACTGTTGAGAGGCCGGATGTAACAATCTTGGACTCAAACTGGACATGTATTAAAAGCCAGATATCTCCAGAATTGTCACATGATAAGGAAAAAACTTTTTCGAGAAGGCATCGTGTCTACTGGAAAGCTTCAGTACCTGCCATGGGATTGCAAACGTATTATGTTGCTAATGGATTTGCTGGATGTGAGAAGGCCATACCTGCACAACTTAGAATATTAGTGCCGTCTGGAAATTTCTCCTGCCCTGCACCATACACTTGCTCAAAGTTGGACAGCAATGAAGCAGCAATCCAGAATGAACATCTGACAGTAACCTTCAGTACCAAGTTTGGCTTGTTGCAGAAAGTAAGCCATAGTGATGGTAGACAAAATGTTATAGATGAAGAAATTGATATGTACTCTAGCTCAGGTGGAGCCTACCTGTTCAAACCGGAGGGTGAGGCTGAGCCAATCATACAAGCTGGTGGGATAATGGTTGTCTCGGAGGGCCATTTGGTACAGGAGGTCTATTCTTACCCAATGACAGCATGGGACAAGTCTCCAATTTCCCACAGTACCCGTATATATAATGGTCATAATACCATACAGGAACACATTATTGAGAAGGAGTATCATGTTGAGCTTCTTGGTCATGAATTCAATGACAGGGAATTGATAGTTAGGTACAAGACTGATATCGAGAACAAAAGGATCTTCCATTCTGATCTAAATGGATTTCAGATGAGCCGTAGAGAAACCTATGATAAGATCCCTACACAGGGCAACTATTATCCAATGCCTTCCCTTGCATTTATGCAAGGACCAAGTGGATATCGCTTCTCAGTCCACACTCGGCAGTCTTTGGGTGTTGCAAGTCTCAAGGATGGATGGTTGGAGATAATGCTTGACAGGAGATTGGTAAGGGATGATGGACGTGGTCTAGGCCAAGCAGTGATGGATAACCGCGCAATGAATGTTGTTTTCCATATTCTTTTGGAGTCTAATATTACAGCAGCTGCAAACCACACTACAGGTCCTCATCCCCTACATCCTTCCCTTTTATCGCATTTGGTTGGTGCCCACCTAAACTATCCTCTTCATGTATTCA
Proteins encoded in this region:
- the LOC107829947 gene encoding alpha-mannosidase 2; protein product: MAFSSRRGGAGWAHSLLPTTKPSPSRQTRKSRKRTALRDFLRSNFFTIGLSFSIFVFLLIIYSYGVPKPLLSSHFRAARARFPRPRKPSYRKSPGSDAVSGAVVDITTKGLYDKIQFKDEDGGAWKQGWKVTYKGDEWDSEKLKIFVVPHSHNDPGWKLTVEEYYDRQSKHILDTLVETLPKDSRWKFIWEEMSYLERWWRDATDEKKEAFANLVRNGQLEIVGGGWVMNDEANSHYFAIIEQITEGNMWLNETIGVIPKNSWSIDPFGYSPTMAYLLRRMGFENMLIQRTHYELKKELALYQNLEYVWRQSWDAEERTDIFVHMMPFYSYDIPHTCGPEPAICCQFDFARMYGFPYERCPWGENPEETTPENVKERALKLLDQYRKKSTLYRTNTLLVPLGDDFRYVSVDEAEAQFRNYQLLFDYINSNPSLNAEAKFGTLDDYFRTLRDEAERINYSRPHEIGSGEIGGFPSLSGDFFTYSDRQQDYWSGYYVSRPFFKAVDRVLEHNLRSAEMLMAFLLGYCQRAQCEKLPTGFSYKLTAARRNLALFQHHDGVTGTAKDHVVQDYGTRMHMALQDLQIFMSKAIEVLLGIRHEKNDQHPSQFEPAQVRSKYDAQPVVKVISAREGTVQTVVLFNPSEQTRNEVVMVTVERPDVTILDSNWTCIKSQISPELSHDKEKTFSRRHRVYWKASVPAMGLQTYYVANGFAGCEKAIPAQLRILVPSGNFSCPAPYTCSKLDSNEAAIQNEHLTVTFSTKFGLLQKVSHSDGRQNVIDEEIDMYSSSGGAYLFKPEGEAEPIIQAGGIMVVSEGHLVQEVYSYPMTAWDKSPISHSTRIYNGHNTIQEHIIEKEYHVELLGHEFNDRELIVRYKTDIENKRIFHSDLNGFQMSRRETYDKIPTQGNYYPMPSLAFMQGPSGYRFSVHTRQSLGVASLKDGWLEIMLDRRLVRDDGRGLGQAVMDNRAMNVVFHILLESNITAAANHTTGPHPLHPSLLSHLVGAHLNYPLHVFIAKKSEEISVQPPPRSFSPLAASLPCDLHIVNFKVPRPLKYTQQQLEEPRFVLVFQRRHWDSSYCRKGRSECSSVADVPVNLFDMFKSLAVLNAKATSLNLLHDDAEMLGYSDHFGDGAHDGHVLISPMEIQAYKLELRPHQ